Proteins co-encoded in one Streptococcus pyogenes genomic window:
- the def gene encoding peptide deformylase, with protein sequence MSAQDKLIKPSHLITMDDIIREGNPTLRAVAKEVSLPLCDEDILLGEKMMQFLKHSQDPVMAEKLGLRAGVGLAAPQIDVSKRIIAVLVPNLPDKEGNPPKEAYSWQEVLYNPKIVSHSVQDAALSDGEGCLSVDRVVEGYVVRHARVTVDYYDKEGQQHRIKLKGYNAIVVQHEIDHINGVLFYDRINAKNPFETKEELLILD encoded by the coding sequence ATGTCTGCACAAGATAAATTAATTAAACCTAGTCATCTGATTACCATGGATGACATTATTCGTGAAGGGAATCCAACTTTAAGAGCTGTCGCCAAAGAAGTGAGCTTACCCTTGTGTGATGAGGATATCCTATTAGGAGAAAAGATGATGCAATTTTTGAAGCATTCTCAAGATCCTGTAATGGCGGAAAAACTTGGTCTTAGGGCCGGTGTTGGTCTAGCAGCTCCTCAGATTGATGTGTCAAAACGTATCATCGCTGTGCTCGTTCCTAATCTTCCTGATAAAGAAGGAAATCCTCCTAAAGAAGCCTATAGCTGGCAAGAAGTCCTGTATAATCCTAAAATCGTTTCTCATTCTGTTCAAGATGCAGCCCTTTCTGATGGCGAAGGTTGTTTATCTGTCGATCGTGTTGTTGAAGGGTATGTGGTTCGCCATGCTCGTGTTACAGTAGACTACTATGATAAAGAAGGACAACAGCATCGCATCAAATTAAAGGGATACAACGCTATTGTGGTTCAACATGAAATTGACCATATCAATGGTGTTTTGTTCTACGATCGGATCAATGCTAAAAACCCCTTTGAAACCAAAGAAGAGCTCTTGATTTTAGACTAA
- a CDS encoding NADPH-dependent FMN reductase, whose product MKHILFIVGSLREGSFNHQLAAQAQKALEHQAVVSYLNWKDVPVLNQDIEANAPLPVVDARQAVQSADAIWIFTPVYNFSIPGSVKNLLDWLSRALDLSDPTGPSAIGGKVVTVSSVANGGHDQVFDQFKALLPFIRTSVAGEFTKATVNPDAWGTGRLEISKETKANLLSQAEALLAAI is encoded by the coding sequence ATGAAACATATTTTATTTATTGTTGGCTCGCTTCGTGAAGGGTCTTTTAACCATCAATTAGCGGCTCAAGCACAAAAAGCTCTGGAACATCAAGCAGTTGTATCTTACTTAAATTGGAAAGACGTTCCTGTTTTGAATCAAGATATCGAAGCTAATGCACCTTTACCAGTTGTTGACGCTCGTCAAGCTGTTCAGTCAGCGGATGCTATCTGGATTTTTACACCAGTTTACAACTTCTCTATTCCAGGTTCTGTTAAAAACCTGCTAGACTGGTTGTCTCGTGCTCTTGATTTGTCTGATCCGACGGGCCCATCTGCTATTGGCGGTAAGGTGGTTACGGTCTCTTCAGTTGCAAATGGCGGGCATGATCAAGTATTTGATCAGTTTAAAGCACTATTGCCGTTTATCCGAACTTCAGTAGCAGGAGAGTTTACAAAAGCAACTGTGAATCCTGATGCCTGGGGAACAGGAAGGCTTGAGATTTCAAAAGAGACAAAAGCAAACTTGCTATCTCAGGCAGAGGCTCTTTTAGCGGCTATTTAG
- a CDS encoding MarR family winged helix-turn-helix transcriptional regulator produces MSHLDKNTALKAMVVFRKAQRTLDAFGADIFKKADLTATQFSVLEVLYTKGCMRINHLIDSLLATSGNMTVVLNNMERNGWISKCKDKTDKRAYVVTLTDKGTRLIEAVLPKHVARVEEAFAVLTEKEQLCLIELLKKFKQL; encoded by the coding sequence ATGAGTCATTTAGATAAGAACACCGCTTTGAAAGCCATGGTGGTGTTTCGTAAAGCTCAGCGAACGCTAGATGCTTTTGGGGCTGATATTTTTAAAAAGGCAGATTTAACAGCCACGCAGTTCAGTGTGCTTGAAGTACTATATACTAAAGGCTGTATGCGAATCAATCACTTGATTGATTCTTTGTTAGCGACTTCGGGGAATATGACTGTTGTACTAAATAATATGGAACGCAATGGCTGGATTAGCAAGTGCAAAGACAAAACGGATAAAAGAGCCTATGTGGTTACCTTAACAGATAAGGGTACTCGCTTGATTGAAGCTGTTTTGCCTAAACACGTCGCACGGGTGGAAGAAGCCTTTGCTGTTTTGACTGAAAAAGAACAACTTTGTCTGATTGAACTTCTCAAAAAGTTCAAACAATTATAA
- the rpsO gene encoding 30S ribosomal protein S15, with translation MAISKEKKNEIIAQYARHEGDTGSVEVQVAVLTWEINHLNSHIKQHKKDHATYRGLMKKIGHRRNLLAYLRRTDVNRYRELIQSLGLRR, from the coding sequence ATGGCAATCTCAAAAGAGAAAAAAAATGAAATCATTGCTCAATATGCACGTCATGAAGGCGATACAGGTTCAGTTGAAGTTCAAGTAGCAGTTCTTACTTGGGAAATCAACCACTTGAACAGCCACATCAAACAACACAAAAAAGACCACGCTACTTACCGTGGATTGATGAAAAAAATTGGTCACCGTCGTAACTTGTTGGCATACCTACGTCGTACAGATGTTAACCGTTACCGTGAGTTGATCCAATCTCTTGGACTTCGTCGTTAA
- a CDS encoding transaldolase: MMTKKLNVKVFSDGAVLETMLKDLQTGLVTGFTTNPSLMKKAGISSYIGFAKEVLAKITDYPVSFEVFADDLASMEKEAEKIASLGDNIYVKIPVTTSTGESTCPLIQKLSAKGIKLNVTAIFTIEQTQAVVDHLTARVPAIVSVFAGRIADTGVDPMPIMEEALRICRQKEGVELLWASPRETYNIYQADQLGVDIITCTTDLIAKLPLQGKDLEDYSLETVQMFLKDSTSLGFKILEDYNH, translated from the coding sequence ATGATGACAAAAAAACTAAACGTTAAAGTCTTTTCAGACGGTGCGGTCTTAGAGACCATGTTAAAGGATTTACAAACAGGTTTGGTCACAGGCTTTACAACCAATCCAAGTTTGATGAAAAAAGCAGGCATCAGTTCTTATATTGGCTTTGCCAAAGAAGTGCTTGCCAAAATTACAGACTACCCAGTGTCCTTTGAAGTCTTTGCGGATGATCTCGCAAGCATGGAAAAGGAAGCTGAGAAAATTGCCAGTCTAGGTGACAATATCTATGTGAAAATTCCAGTCACCACTTCAACAGGAGAATCAACCTGTCCCCTCATTCAAAAGTTGTCAGCCAAAGGCATTAAGTTAAACGTCACAGCCATTTTTACAATTGAGCAGACTCAAGCTGTGGTTGATCATTTAACCGCTCGAGTTCCAGCTATTGTGTCTGTTTTTGCTGGTCGTATTGCAGATACCGGCGTTGACCCAATGCCAATCATGGAAGAAGCTCTACGCATTTGTCGTCAAAAAGAAGGGGTCGAATTGTTGTGGGCTAGTCCTCGTGAAACTTATAATATCTATCAAGCTGATCAGCTAGGCGTGGACATTATCACTTGTACCACTGATTTGATTGCCAAGTTGCCTCTTCAAGGAAAAGATTTAGAAGACTATTCCCTTGAAACCGTGCAAATGTTTCTGAAAGACAGTACCAGCCTCGGCTTTAAAATTTTAGAGGATTACAATCATTAA
- a CDS encoding transcriptional regulator gives MTQNVCQQNITYTVKERFASYTLEAQANQEVHLNLTLLANRFGTSDRHLKHVLKQPIFQRIIERICFKTYRIADLDALTQLRPLRYAAH, from the coding sequence TTGACACAAAATGTTTGCCAACAAAACATTACCTATACCGTCAAAGAGCGCTTTGCTTCCTATACCCTTGAAGCGCAAGCCAACCAAGAGGTTCATCTAAACCTTACATTATTAGCAAACCGTTTTGGAACAAGCGATCGCCATCTTAAGCACGTACTTAAGCAGCCCATTTTTCAGAGGATTATCGAACGCATCTGCTTCAAAACCTATCGTATTGCCGATTTAGACGCTCTAACTCAATTAAGACCTCTGAGGTATGCAGCCCATTAA
- a CDS encoding PolC-type DNA polymerase III: protein MSDLFAKLMDQIEMPLDMRRSSAFSSADIIEVKVHSVSRLWEFHFAFAAVLPIATYRELHDRLIRTFEAADIKVTFDIQAAQVDYSDDLLQAYYQEAFEHAPCNSASFKSSFSKLKVTYEDDKLIIAAPGFVNNDHFRNNHLPNLVKQLEAFGFGTLTIDMVSDQEMTEHLTKNFVSSRQALVKKAVQDNLEAQKSLEAMMPPVEEATPAPKFDYKERAAKRQAGFEKATITPMIEIETEENRIVFEGMVFDVERKTTRTGRHIINFKMTDYTSSFALQKWAKDDEELRKFDMIAKGAWLRVQGNIETNPFTKSLTMNVQQVKEIVRHERKDLMPEGQKRVELHAHTNMSTMDALPTVESLIDTAAKWGHKAIAITDHANVQSFPHGYHRARKAGIKAIFGLEANIVEDKVPISYEPVDMDLHEATYVVFDVETTGLSAMNNDLIQIAASKMFKGNIVEQFDEFIDPGHPLSAFTTELTGITDKHLQGAKPLVTVLKAFQDFCKDSILVAHNASFDVGFMNANYERHDLPKITQPVIDTLEFARNLYPEYKRHGLGPLTKRFQVSLDHHHMANYDAEATGRLLFIFLKDAREKHGIKNLLQLNTDLVAEDSYKKARIKHATIYVQNQVGLKNMFKLVSLSNIKYFEGVPRIPRTVLDAHREGLLLGTACSDGEVFDAVLTKGIDAAVDLARYYDFIEIMPPAIYQPLVVRELIKDQAGIEQVIRDLIEVGKRAKKPVLATGNVHYLEPEEEIYREIIVRSLGQGAMINRTIGRGEGAQPAPLPKAHFRTTNEMLDEFAFLGKDLAYQVVVQNTQDFADRIEEVEVVKGDLYTPYIDKAEETVAELTYQKAFEIYGNPLPDIIDLRIEKELTSILGNGFAVIYLASQMLVNRSNERGYLVGSRGSVGSSFVATMIGITEVNPMPPHYVCPSCQHSEFITDGSVGSGYDLPNKPCPKCGTPYQKDGQDIPFETFLGFDGDKVPDIDLNFSGDDQPSAHLDVRDIFGDEYAFRAGTVGTVAEKTAYGFVKGYERDYGKFYRDAEVDRLAAGAAGVKRTTGQHPGGIVVIPNYMDVYDFTPVQYPADDVTASWQTTHFNFHDIDENVLKLDILGHDDPTMIRKLQDLSGIDPITIPADDPGVMALFSGTEVLGVTPEQIGTPTGMLGIPEFGTNFVRGMVNETHPTTFAELLQLSGLSHGTDVWLGNAQDLIKEGIATLKTVIGCRDDIMVYLMHAGLEPKMAFTIMERVRKGLWLKISEEERNGYIDAMRENNVPDWYIESCGKIKYMFPKAHAAAYVLMALRVAYFKVHHPIMYYCAYFSIRAKAFELKTMSGGLDAVKARMEDITIKRKNNEATNVENDLFTTLEIVNEMLERGFKFGKLDLYKSDAIEFQIKGDTLIPPFIALEGLGENVAKQIVKARQEGEFLSKMELRKRGGASSTLVEKMDEMGILGNMPEDNQLSLFDDFF, encoded by the coding sequence ATGTCAGATTTATTCGCTAAATTGATGGACCAGATAGAAATGCCACTTGACATGAGACGTTCAAGTGCCTTTTCATCTGCTGATATTATCGAGGTAAAGGTACATTCGGTGTCACGCTTGTGGGAATTTCATTTTGCCTTTGCAGCGGTTTTACCGATTGCAACTTATCGTGAATTGCATGATCGTTTGATAAGAACTTTTGAGGCGGCTGACATTAAGGTAACCTTTGACATCCAAGCTGCTCAGGTGGATTATTCAGATGATCTGCTTCAAGCTTATTACCAAGAAGCTTTTGAGCATGCACCGTGTAATAGTGCTAGTTTTAAATCTTCTTTCTCAAAGCTCAAAGTGACTTATGAGGATGACAAACTCATTATTGCAGCGCCAGGTTTTGTGAATAACGATCATTTTAGAAACAATCATCTGCCTAATCTGGTCAAGCAATTAGAAGCCTTTGGCTTTGGCACCTTGACCATAGATATGGTGTCAGATCAGGAAATGACTGAGCATTTGACCAAGAATTTTGTTTCCAGTCGTCAGGCTCTTGTGAAAAAGGCTGTGCAGGATAATTTGGAAGCCCAAAAATCTCTTGAAGCCATGATGCCACCAGTTGAGGAAGCCACACCTGCTCCTAAGTTTGACTACAAGGAACGAGCAGCTAAGCGTCAGGCAGGGTTTGAAAAAGCAACCATCACACCAATGATTGAGATTGAGACCGAAGAAAACCGGATTGTCTTTGAGGGTATGGTTTTTGACGTGGAGCGTAAAACGACTAGGACAGGTCGCCATATCATCAACTTTAAAATGACAGACTATACCTCCTCGTTTGCTCTCCAAAAATGGGCTAAAGACGATGAGGAGCTCCGTAAATTTGATATGATTGCTAAGGGAGCTTGGTTACGGGTACAAGGGAATATTGAGACCAATCCTTTTACGAAGAGTCTCACCATGAATGTCCAGCAGGTCAAAGAAATTGTCCGTCATGAGCGCAAAGACCTGATGCCAGAAGGGCAAAAGCGGGTCGAACTTCATGCCCACACCAATATGTCTACCATGGATGCCTTACCGACAGTAGAAAGCTTGATTGATACGGCAGCCAAGTGGGGACACAAGGCGATTGCTATCACCGACCATGCTAATGTGCAAAGTTTTCCTCATGGCTACCATAGGGCTCGCAAAGCTGGGATTAAGGCTATTTTTGGCCTAGAAGCCAATATTGTTGAGGACAAGGTGCCTATTTCTTATGAACCTGTTGATATGGATTTGCACGAAGCTACCTATGTGGTCTTTGACGTGGAAACCACAGGTCTATCTGCTATGAATAATGACCTGATTCAGATTGCGGCTTCCAAAATGTTTAAAGGAAATATTGTAGAGCAGTTTGATGAATTCATTGATCCTGGGCATCCTCTTTCAGCCTTTACCACCGAATTGACAGGAATTACCGATAAGCATTTGCAGGGCGCCAAGCCATTGGTTACTGTCCTAAAAGCTTTTCAGGACTTTTGCAAAGATAGTATCTTGGTTGCCCACAACGCCAGTTTTGACGTGGGCTTTATGAACGCCAATTATGAACGCCACGACTTGCCCAAAATCACACAGCCTGTGATTGATACCTTAGAATTTGCTAGAAACTTGTATCCTGAGTACAAGCGTCACGGTTTGGGACCGCTCACCAAGCGTTTCCAAGTGAGTCTAGACCACCATCATATGGCCAATTACGACGCGGAAGCCACAGGACGTCTTTTGTTTATTTTTCTAAAAGATGCCAGAGAAAAGCATGGCATCAAAAATCTTTTGCAACTCAATACAGATTTGGTGGCTGAGGATTCTTACAAAAAAGCGCGGATTAAGCATGCGACTATCTATGTGCAAAATCAGGTTGGTCTTAAAAATATGTTTAAGTTGGTCAGCCTTTCCAATATCAAATATTTTGAAGGGGTGCCGCGTATTCCAAGAACCGTCTTAGATGCTCACAGAGAGGGTTTGTTACTTGGTACAGCTTGTTCTGACGGCGAGGTTTTTGATGCCGTTCTGACTAAAGGAATTGATGCAGCGGTTGATTTGGCTAGGTATTATGATTTTATCGAAATCATGCCACCAGCCATTTACCAGCCATTGGTTGTCCGTGAATTAATCAAAGATCAAGCAGGTATTGAGCAGGTGATTCGTGACCTCATTGAAGTAGGGAAACGAGCTAAGAAACCTGTGCTTGCCACTGGGAATGTGCATTATCTAGAGCCTGAAGAAGAGATTTACCGTGAAATTATTGTGCGTAGTCTTGGTCAGGGTGCCATGATTAATAGAACAATCGGCCGTGGGGAAGGGGCACAGCCTGCTCCTCTACCTAAAGCGCACTTTAGAACAACCAATGAAATGCTGGATGAGTTTGCCTTTCTTGGAAAAGACCTCGCTTATCAAGTAGTTGTGCAAAATACTCAGGATTTTGCGGACCGTATTGAGGAAGTGGAAGTGGTTAAGGGCGATCTTTACACCCCGTATATTGATAAGGCCGAAGAGACGGTTGCCGAATTAACCTATCAAAAAGCCTTTGAAATTTATGGTAATCCTCTCCCAGATATTATTGATTTACGCATTGAAAAAGAGTTAACCTCTATCTTGGGGAACGGTTTTGCTGTGATTTATCTCGCTTCCCAAATGCTTGTTAACCGGTCAAATGAGCGAGGCTACCTAGTTGGTTCTAGGGGATCTGTAGGGTCTAGCTTTGTCGCCACCATGATTGGGATTACTGAGGTTAATCCTATGCCGCCTCACTACGTTTGCCCGTCCTGCCAACATTCTGAATTTATCACAGATGGGTCAGTTGGATCTGGCTATGATTTGCCTAATAAACCCTGTCCGAAATGTGGCACCCCTTATCAAAAAGATGGGCAAGACATTCCCTTTGAGACCTTTCTTGGGTTTGATGGGGATAAGGTGCCCGATATTGATTTGAACTTCTCTGGTGATGACCAGCCCAGTGCCCATTTGGATGTCCGAGATATTTTTGGTGACGAATACGCCTTTCGTGCTGGAACAGTTGGTACCGTAGCAGAAAAAACAGCTTATGGATTTGTCAAAGGCTATGAACGCGACTATGGCAAGTTCTATCGTGATGCTGAGGTGGATCGTCTAGCAGCAGGTGCTGCTGGTGTGAAACGAACGACTGGGCAGCACCCTGGGGGGATTGTTGTTATTCCTAATTACATGGATGTTTATGATTTTACCCCCGTGCAATATCCAGCCGATGATGTAACGGCTTCTTGGCAGACAACTCACTTTAACTTCCATGATATTGATGAAAACGTCTTGAAACTTGATATCCTAGGGCATGATGATCCGACCATGATTCGTAAACTTCAGGATTTATCGGGCATTGATCCTATTACTATTCCTGCTGATGATCCGGGAGTTATGGCTCTCTTTTCTGGGACAGAGGTTTTGGGCGTTACCCCGGAACAAATTGGGACACCGACTGGTATGCTAGGCATTCCAGAATTTGGAACCAACTTTGTTCGCGGCATGGTTAATGAGACGCATCCGACCACTTTTGCGGAGCTTTTGCAGTTGTCTGGACTATCTCATGGAACCGATGTTTGGCTTGGTAATGCACAAGATTTGATTAAAGAAGGCATTGCAACCCTAAAAACCGTTATCGGTTGTCGTGACGACATCATGGTTTACCTCATGCACGCAGGCTTAGAACCAAAAATGGCCTTTACCATTATGGAGCGTGTGCGTAAGGGATTATGGCTAAAAATTTCTGAGGAAGAACGTAATGGCTATATTGATGCCATGCGAGAAAACAATGTGCCCGACTGGTACATTGAATCGTGTGGAAAAATCAAGTACATGTTCCCTAAAGCCCATGCGGCAGCTTATGTTTTGATGGCCCTTCGGGTGGCTTATTTCAAGGTGCACCACCCCATTATGTATTATTGTGCTTATTTCTCTATTCGTGCGAAGGCTTTTGAATTAAAAACCATGAGTGGTGGTTTAGATGCTGTTAAAGCAAGAATGGAAGATATTACTATAAAACGTAAAAATAATGAAGCCACCAATGTGGAAAATGACCTCTTTACAACCTTGGAGATTGTCAACGAAATGTTAGAACGCGGCTTTAAGTTTGGCAAATTAGACCTTTACAAAAGTGATGCTATAGAATTCCAAATCAAAGGAGATACCCTTATCCCTCCATTTATAGCGCTAGAAGGTCTGGGTGAAAACGTGGCCAAGCAAATCGTTAAAGCTCGTCAAGAAGGCGAATTCCTCTCTAAAATGGAATTGCGTAAACGAGGCGGGGCATCGTCAACGCTCGTTGAGAAAATGGATGAGATGGGTATTTTAGGAAATATGCCAGAAGATAATCAATTAAGTCTTTTTGATGACTTTTTCTAG
- a CDS encoding PTS sugar transporter subunit IIB, with protein sequence MIKIVTVCGNGIGSSLLLRMKVEAIASSLGIDVDAESCDSNAAVGKGADLFVTVKEFKDIFPEDAKVCIVKSYTNRKKIEEDLVPVLKEMSGKE encoded by the coding sequence ATGATTAAAATTGTAACGGTTTGTGGAAACGGTATTGGTAGTAGCTTGTTACTTCGCATGAAAGTAGAAGCTATCGCCTCTAGTTTGGGTATTGATGTGGATGCAGAATCCTGTGATTCCAATGCGGCTGTTGGAAAGGGTGCAGATTTGTTTGTTACCGTTAAAGAATTTAAAGATATTTTTCCAGAGGATGCCAAGGTTTGTATCGTTAAAAGCTATACCAATCGTAAAAAAATTGAAGAAGATTTGGTTCCGGTTCTCAAGGAAATGAGTGGCAAGGAATAA
- a CDS encoding BglG family transcription antiterminator → MLSHELIRNYQLFSKYKGHSLEAFESILKASKRHILADIAKINDTLSLYQLPLIALDRQLVYPPDLTEKDLLNRMLPTLDDYLFQDERLDMIIIYIMMAKEFISINHLESLLRLSRNSVIADLNLVRDRVQAFQVTLAYNRQDGYFFEGEPLALRRLLESAVSSLLQVTSGPWVFSYLLHELGLPDQKKVMAATLEELSRENHLTFISEKLRDLIYFFCLLAHRPFSRNVRAEAVDTFPLASPAVETMVDQLLVNFPSLTEEKYLVQSRLLGCIQGDLELVFQQPIYDIMEEIINSVAVNTGLSITDTPELRQNLYSHLLPAYYRLYYDINLTNPLKEQIKQDYESLFYLVKRSLSPLEKQLGKSVNEDEVAYFTIHFGRWLQAPKKRPSNQLVALSVCPNGISSSLMLEATLKELFPQLQFIRIHQLDKIKLLDPASFDLIFSTVAFDCAKPVYVTQALMGPVEKMMLKKMVCDDFHLPLSEQFALDDLLSIIHKHTTITNKEGLVSDLSRYLIGNHLTIEKGGLGLLDLLTADFIRQADAVSDWQEAIRLAAQPLLEHQMIETSYIDGMIDSVNELGAYIVLAPKVAVPHAAPEKGTRQLGMSLLQLKEPVSFDLKQEGDPDKQVQLIFVLSAVDSSSHLKALQELSLILDDDEHIEQLIEAKNTEEIMSLISHMIEKGDESHD, encoded by the coding sequence ATGCTATCTCATGAGCTCATCAGAAACTATCAACTCTTTTCTAAATATAAAGGACATTCACTGGAGGCATTTGAATCCATTTTAAAGGCAAGCAAACGTCATATACTGGCAGATATTGCTAAAATCAATGACACGTTGTCACTCTATCAGTTACCCCTTATTGCTCTGGACAGGCAGCTGGTTTATCCGCCAGACCTTACTGAAAAGGACTTGTTGAATCGCATGCTACCTACCTTAGACGACTATCTCTTTCAAGATGAGCGTCTGGATATGATTATCATTTACATCATGATGGCTAAAGAATTTATCTCCATTAACCACTTGGAAAGCTTGTTACGGCTCAGCAGAAATTCTGTTATTGCTGATTTAAACTTGGTGCGTGATCGGGTACAAGCTTTTCAGGTAACTTTAGCTTACAATCGCCAGGATGGTTATTTTTTTGAAGGAGAACCCTTAGCCTTGCGGCGTCTCTTAGAATCAGCGGTCAGTTCTCTTTTGCAAGTCACATCTGGACCTTGGGTGTTCAGTTACTTATTGCATGAACTTGGTTTGCCCGACCAGAAAAAGGTGATGGCAGCAACGTTGGAGGAACTGAGCAGGGAGAACCACTTAACTTTTATTTCGGAGAAATTGAGGGATTTGATTTATTTTTTCTGCCTTCTCGCTCATCGACCATTTTCACGGAACGTAAGGGCTGAAGCAGTGGATACTTTTCCTTTAGCTTCGCCAGCTGTTGAAACGATGGTGGACCAGTTATTGGTCAACTTCCCCAGTCTAACCGAAGAAAAATATTTGGTTCAATCTAGGTTACTTGGTTGTATCCAAGGTGACTTAGAGTTAGTCTTTCAGCAACCTATTTATGACATTATGGAGGAAATCATCAATTCGGTGGCGGTTAACACGGGATTGTCTATCACCGATACCCCAGAACTTCGTCAGAACCTATACAGTCACCTTTTGCCAGCTTATTACCGACTTTACTACGACATTAACTTGACCAATCCTTTGAAGGAACAAATCAAACAAGATTATGAATCTCTCTTTTACTTGGTCAAGCGCAGCCTTTCTCCTCTAGAAAAACAATTGGGGAAATCAGTTAATGAAGATGAGGTTGCTTATTTTACCATTCATTTTGGGAGATGGTTGCAGGCCCCTAAGAAGAGGCCAAGCAATCAGCTGGTAGCCTTATCTGTTTGCCCTAATGGCATTAGTTCGTCTCTGATGTTGGAGGCAACCTTGAAGGAACTTTTTCCACAGCTACAGTTTATTAGGATTCACCAGCTGGACAAAATAAAGTTGTTGGATCCAGCATCCTTTGATTTGATTTTTTCAACAGTAGCTTTTGACTGTGCTAAACCTGTTTATGTGACGCAAGCTTTGATGGGACCTGTTGAAAAAATGATGTTGAAAAAGATGGTCTGTGATGACTTTCATCTTCCCTTGTCAGAGCAATTCGCTTTGGATGATCTGTTGAGTATTATTCATAAACATACCACGATTACTAATAAAGAAGGACTTGTTAGTGATTTATCCCGTTACCTGATTGGTAACCATTTAACGATTGAAAAAGGAGGTCTAGGACTATTGGACTTGTTAACAGCAGATTTTATTAGGCAGGCTGATGCTGTTTCGGATTGGCAGGAAGCGATTCGTTTGGCTGCTCAGCCTTTACTAGAACACCAGATGATTGAAACATCTTATATCGATGGCATGATTGATTCGGTCAATGAGCTTGGGGCCTATATTGTTTTAGCCCCTAAGGTGGCTGTTCCTCATGCGGCGCCTGAAAAAGGAACGCGGCAGTTAGGCATGTCTCTCTTACAACTAAAAGAACCTGTCAGCTTTGATTTGAAGCAAGAAGGTGATCCAGACAAGCAAGTGCAATTGATTTTTGTTTTGTCTGCTGTGGATTCTAGTTCACATTTGAAGGCTTTGCAGGAACTGTCGTTGATTTTAGATGATGATGAACATATTGAGCAATTAATTGAGGCTAAGAATACTGAGGAAATAATGAGTCTGATTAGCCATATGATTGAAAAAGGAGACGAATCACATGATTAA